The Benincasa hispida cultivar B227 chromosome 9, ASM972705v1, whole genome shotgun sequence genome has a segment encoding these proteins:
- the LOC120085683 gene encoding protein TORNADO 1, producing MASDQNHDNLEWALHALGPDIPGPQSLSFHLSQSTSCCHVETENSWKVDLSKDDITYFSCFLTALSCHSSLRSLEFHLVDWELEQIRELCRLLEDNSGIRQVVFRQNRLSNECLVELCCVLKTNRGIKELMFSECGIGSVGVGLIASGLKTNDSLEEFQIWEDSIGSKGMEELSEMVEENTTLKLLSIFDSNLIRVTPLISAVLALNRNMEVHIWNGENGGKSSKVVEFVPGNSTLRIYRLDINGACRVANALGLNSTVKTLDMTGIRLKSRWAKEFRWALEQNRCLREVKLSKSHLKDEAIVHIAAGLFKNKHLQRLFLDGNLFTGIGVEHLLCPLSRFSTLQLQANITLKYVTFGGRKNKIGRDGLTAILRTLTTNETLTHLGIYDDHSLRPNDIVRIFRSLEKNASLTRLSLHGCKGVDGDMVLQAIMGMLEVNPWIEDIDLSGTPLQNSGKADRVYQRLGQNGNTDPEPQVDSLDMTLTEPKSCRIFFCGQEYAGKTTLCNSILQNFSSSKLPFTDQVRSLVAPVEQAVRTVGMKIKTFRDEDIKISVWNLAGQHEFHSLHDLMFPGPGSASVFVIISSLFRKPSNKEPKHLNEIEEDVQYWLRFIVSNSKRAAQQCMLPNVTLVLTHHDKVVQPSQNLQQTLISIKELRDKFQGFLDIYPTVFTVDARSSASVNKLLHHLQRMSRTVLQRVPQVYQLCNELIQILTDWRSENYNKPAMRWKEFQDLCQLHIPQLRIRSRRSNRDKIEMRRKAVATCLHDIGEVIYFEELGFIILDCDWFCGEVLGQLIRLEVRHNSTNNSGFISRKELEKVLRGKLHSQIPGMSSKVFENLQASDLVGMMLKLELCYEQDQSDPNSPLLIPSVLEEGRAKPQRWPLSMPDCIYTGRHLECDDSSHMFLTPGFFPRLQVHLHNRIMALKNQYVATYSLEKYLITININGIYVRVELGGQLGYYIDVLACSTKSLTETLRFIQQLIIPAIHDLCHGIILTESIIRPQCVQNLVPPRHRKTQHVLIQQLKLALLSVPADGMYEYQHTWCPVSDGGREIVAVGFDFARDLLSDDDFREVLHRRYHDLYNLAVELQVPHENNPEAVDHSLSNDETDKVEATLGGIAKGVEAVLQRLKIIEQEIRDLKQEIKGLRYYEHRLLLELNRKVNYLVNYNVEIEERRVPNMFYFVRTENYSRRLITNLISGMNALRLHMLCEFRREMHVVEDQIGCEVMRIDNMAVRSLAPYMTKFMKLVTFSLRIGAQVAMGMGHMIPDLSREVAHLAESSLFHGAAGAAAAGAVGAAAIGRVGLNRGRSRAGDIQQDLRTAQQWVVDYLREQRCSTGKDIAEKFGLWRVRYRDDGHIAWICRRHMNLRAHEITEVPI from the exons ATGGCTTCAGACCAGAACCATGACAATCTCGAGTGGGCATTGCACGCTCTGGGACCAGACATCCCCGGCCCCCAGAGCCTGTCCTTCCATCTCTCTCAATCCACTTCTTGCTGCCATGTCGAAACCGAAAACTCCTGGAAAGTAGACCTCTCCAAGGATGACATTACATACTTCTCTTGCTTTCTCACAGCTTTGAGCTGCCACAGCTCCCTCAGAAGCTTGGAGTTCCATCTTGTCGATTGGGAACTCGAGCAAATCCGAGAGCTTTGTAGGTTGCTTGAGGATAACTCGGGCATTAGACAGGTTGTGTTTCGACAAAATAGACTGAGTAATGAATGCTTGGTGGAGCTGTGTTGTGTTTTGAAGACTAACAGAGGGATTAAGGAGCTTATGTTTTCGGAATGTGGGATCGGATCAGTTGGGGTTGGTTTGATTGCTTCTGGTTTGAAGACAAATGATTCGTTAGAGGAGTTTCAGATTTGGGAGGATTCGATCGGGTCGAAAGGCATGGAAGAACTCTCAGAGATGGTTGAAGAAAACACAACTCTGAAGCTTTTGTCAATTTTTGACTCAAATTTGATCAGAGTGACCCCATTGATATCTGCAGTTTTGGCACTGAATAGGAATATGGAAGTGCACATTTGGAATGGAGAAAATGGTGGAAAAAGTTCTAAGGTGGTTGAGTTTGTACCTGGGAATAGCACACTCAGAATTTATAGGCTTGACATAAATGGTGCTTGCAGGGTTGCTAATGCGCTCGGGTTAAACTCGACAGTTAAAACACTCGACATGACTGGTATCCGGCTGAAATCCCGGTGGGCAAAGGAATTTCGTTGGGCGTTGGAGCAAAATCGTTGCTTGAGGGAGGTAAAATTATCAAAGAGTCACTTAAAAGATGAGGCAATTGTGCATATAGCAGCTGGACTTTTCAAGAACAAACACCTGCAGCGCTTATTTCTTGATGGAAACTTATTTACGGGCATCGGAGTCGAGCATTTACTCTGCCCTTTGAGCCGGTTTTCGACCCTGCAACTTCAAGCAAACATAACTCTGAAATACGTAACATTTGGAGGTCGAAAAAACAAGATAGGAAGAGACGGGCTCACAGCCATTCTACGTACGCTTACAACAAATGAAACTCTAACTCATCTCGGGATATATGATGATCATAGCTTGAGACCCAATGACATAGTCAGAATTTTCAGGAGTTTAGAGAAGAATGCATCCTTAACACGCTTATCCTTGCACGGTTGTAAAGGTGTTGATGGAGACATGGTGTTGCAGGCAATAATGGGGATGCTAGAGGTAAATCCTTGGATTGAAGACATCGACCTCTCAGGGACTCCTCTTCAGAATTCTGGGAAAGCTGATAGAGTTTACCAAAGGTTAGGACAGAACGGGAACACTGATCCCGAACCCCAGGTGGATTCACTGGACATGACCTTGACAGAGCCAAAAAGCTGTAGGATTTTCTTCTGTGGCCAAGAATATGCAG GTAAAACTACTCTGTGTAACTCCATATTACAGAACTTTAGTTCTTCAAAACTTCCCTTCACAGACCAAGTCAGATCTTTAGTAGCTCCAGTTGAACAAGCGGTAAGAACAGTTGGAATGAAGATAAAAACTTTCAGAGATGAAGACATAAAAATATCAGTTTGGAATCTAGCTGGTCAGCATGAGTTCCATTCCCTACATGATCTCATGTTTCCAGGGCCTGGAAGTGCATCAGTATTTGTGATCATCAGCAGTTTATTCAGGAAACCGAGTAACAAAGAACCGAAACATCTGAACGAGATAGAAGAAGATGTTCAATATTGGCTAAGGTTCATAGTCTCCAACTCTAAAAGAGCAGCACAACAATGCATGCTTCCAAATGTAACTTTGGTTCTCACACACCATGACAAAGTTGTACAACCTTCACAGAACTTGCAGCAaactttaatttcaattaaggAATTGAGAGACAAATTCCAAGGTTTCCTTGATATCTACCCGACAGTATTCACGGTTGATGCACGCTCATCAGCATCAGTAAACAAACTCTTGCAtcatcttcagagaatgagccGGACTGTTCTCCAAAGAGTTCCGCAAGTTTACCAGCTCTGTAATGAACTGATACAAATTTTGACAGACTGGAGATCTGAAAACTACAACAAACCAGCAATGAGATGGAAAGAGtttcaggatctgtgtcaacTTCATATCCCTCAATTGAGAATCCGTTCAAGACGAAGTAATAGAGATAAGATTGAAATGAGGAGGAAGGCTGTTGCTACTTGCTTGCATGACATAGGAGAGGTGATTTACTTTGAAGAACTGGGGTTTATAATATTAGATTGTGATTGGTTTTGTGGGGAAGTTCTTGGTCAACTAATAAGACTAGAAGTTAGACACAATTCAACCAACAATAGTGGATTCATCAGCAGGAAAGAACTAGAAAAAGTTTTAAGAGGCAAGTTACATAGTCAGATCCCAGGAATGAGTTCGAAGGTATTTGAAAACTTACAAGCTAGTGACTTGGTGGGAATGATGCTAAAACTGGAACTCTGTTATGAACAAGACCAATCAGATCCTAATTCCCCATTGCTAATCCCCTCGGTTCTTGAAGAAGGTAGAGCAAAACCACAGAGATGGCCGTTAAGTATGCCTGATTGCATCTACACAGGGAGACACCTAGAATGTGATGATTCAAGCCATATGTTTCTTACTCCCGGATTTTTTCCTCGACTACAG GTGCATTTGCATAACAGAATCATGGCATTAAAGAACCAATATGTAGCAACTTACAGCTTAGAGAAATACCTGATCACAATAAACATTAATGGAATTTATGTTAGGGTAGAGCTTGGGGGACAATTGGGCTACTATATTGATGTCCTGGCATGCTCCACAAAGAGCTTGACTGAGACTCTCCGGTTTATCCAGCAGCTTATAATCCCTGCAATTCACGATCTCTGTCATGGCATCATCTTGACCGAAAGCATTATCAGGCCCCAGTGCGTGCAGAATTTGGTACCACCTAGACACAGGAAAACCCAGCATGTCTTAATACAACAACTGAAATTGGCATTGCTTTCCGTTCCTGCTGATGGCATGTACGAATATCAGCATACATGGTGTCCTGTGTCAGATGGTGGTAGAGAAATTGTTGCAGTTGGCTTTGATTTTGCTCGAGACCTCTTATCTGATGATGATTTTCGGGAAGTTTTGCATAGGAGGTACCATGACCTTTACAATCTTGCTGTTGAACTGCAAGTCCCGCATGAAAACAACCCGGAAGCAGTTGATCACTCGCTATCCAATGACGAAACTGACAAAGTTGAAGCGACATTAGGTGGAATTGCAAAAGGGGTTGAAGCTGTTTTGCAGAGATTAAAGATCATTGAACAAGAAATCAGAGACTTAAAGCAGGAGATAAAAGGTCTAAGATATTATGAGCATAGACTCCTCCTCGAGCTTAATCGCAAAGTGAACTACCTAGTGAATTACAATGTTGAAATTGAAGAGAGACGAGTGCCTAACATGTTTTATTTCGTTAGAACAGAAAACTATTCAAGAAGGTTGATTACTAACCTGATTTCCGGCATGAATGCTCTCCGACTGCACATGTTATGCGAATTCCGAAGGGAAATGCATGTTGTTGAAGATCAGATAGGCTGTGAAGTAATGCGGATTGACAATATGGCAGTCAGGTCTTTAGCTCCTTATATGACAAAGTTCATGAAACTGGTAACATTTTCTCTCAGAATTGGAGCCCAAGTAGCAATGGGAATGGGGCACATGATCCCAGATTTGAGTCGCGAGGTTGCGCATCTAGCTGAATCGTCTCTTTTTCATGGGGCAGCTGGAGCAGCAGCTGCAGGAGCAGTTGGGGCTGCAGCTATAGGACGTGTAGGTTTAAACAGGGGAAGAAGCAGAGCTGGGGATATTCAGCAAGATCTCAGAACAGCACAGCAATGGGTTGTGGATTACTTGAGAGAACAGAGATGTTCAACTGGAAAAGATATTGCTGAGAAGTTCGGGTTGTGGAGAGTGAGATACAGAGATGATGGTCACATTGCATGGATCTGCAGAAGGCACATGAACCTCAGAGCACATGAAATAACTGAAGTTCCCATTTGA
- the LOC120085684 gene encoding uncharacterized protein LOC120085684: protein MDSPQSVVSPLKNSPIAETEKQKPNIFAPISVSPTKGIEVNRKEVVMHNLEEVIGALDVCIHQARDIHNICIYHKQDVYAKLCLTTDPEDSLSTKIINGAGRNPVFNENLRFNVQSVDASLKCEIWMLSRVRNYLEDQLLGFTLVPLTEVLVKDGKLEKEFSLSSTDLFHSPAGFVQLSLAYNGTSPDVMAVPKAVLESSNAALKDSEISESLASDLDKIEFPDPKIVNEDEMMVSEYFCIPGSNPESEDSESLATSGTEDHLSSEIGARIVESFSTASIESVQLSKLDSPPSSLSTNGASSPPGPTSSESSDASEASKPRTQEPIEEEKRVDVKNGKDDSSAEAPSDTFSKPVITVNIEPEQNVVQQDIVDMYMKSMQQFTESLAKMKLPLDVDNEPTSSGNSSSDQKTPSSTNGNARVFYGSRAFF from the coding sequence ATGGACTCCCCTCAATCTGTTGTTTCTCCATTGAAGAACTCTCCCATTGCTGAGACTGAGAAGCAGAAACCCAATATCTTTGCTCCGATCTCTGTTTCTCCAACAAAGGGAATTGAGGTCAACCGAAAAGAAGTGGTGATGCATAACTTGGAGGAAGTTATTGGTGCACTTGACGTATGCATTCATCAGGCTAGAGACATTCATAATATCTGCATATACCATAAGCAGGATGTTTATGCTAAACTTTGTCTGACTACTGATCCTGAAGATTCTCTCTCCACCAAAATCATTAATGGAGCTGGGAGGAACCCAGTCTTCAATGAGAATCTTCGTTTCAATGTTCAGAGTGTCGATGCCTCCCTTAAATGTGAGATTTGGATGTTGAGCAGAGTGAGGAATTATCTGGAAGACCAGCTGTTGGGGTTTACCTTGGTACCATTGACTGAAGTTCTTGTTAAGGATGGCAAATTAGAGAAAGAGTTCTCTCTTTCTTCTACCGATTTGTTCCATTCTCCTGCTGGATTTGTTCAACTATCTCTTGCCTACAATGGAACCTCGCCTGATGTGATGGCTGTTCCTAAAGCTGTCTTGGAATCATCAAATGCAGCATTGAAGGATTCTGAAATATCTGAGTCACTAGCTAGTGATTTGGATAAAATAGAGTTTCCAGATCCTAAGATTGTAAATGAAGATGAGATGATGGTGTCCGAGTATTTCTGCATCCCAGGCTCTAATCCGGAGTCTGAGGACTCTGAGAGCCTAGCTACTTCTGGTACAGAAGATCATCTGAGTTCAGAAATAGGTGCTCGTATTGTGGAAAGCTTCTCAACAGCTTCTATTGAGTCTGTCCAGCTTTCAAAGCTCGATTCTCCACCTAGCAGCTTGTCAACTAATGGAGCATCCTCGCCTCCTGGACCAACAAGCTCAGAATCATCCGATGCTTCAGAAGCTTCAAAGCCTCGAACTCAGGAACCGATTGAAGAGGAGAAGCGTGTGGACGTTAAGAATGGCAAGGATGATTCCTCTGCTGAGGCACCAAGTGATACATTCTCAAAGCCTGTTATCACTGTGAACATAGAGCCAGAACAAAATGTAGTGCAGCAGGACATTGTTGATATGTATATGAAAAGCATGCAGCAATTTACGGAGTCATTAGCAAAGATGAAACTTCCTCTGGACGTTGATAATGAACCAACCAGTTCAGGAAATTCAAGCTCTGATCAGAAAACACCGTCCTCGACGAACGGCAATGCACGAGTGTTCTATGGAAGCAGAGCTTTCTTCTAA